DNA sequence from the Carassius carassius chromosome 6, fCarCar2.1, whole genome shotgun sequence genome:
gagtacagtttttgggtactctacccacctctgacattcacacaaacacactcctgtGACTGGCAGAGGGTTAGGCTACATTGCATTATTTACACTCAGCCAGCACAATAACCAATGAAGAGATGATGCGCAGTGCAAACGGTGAGAAAAGTAATGGCATTTCAGTGTTTCCCTAAATATACCACATTTCGCGTCATGCACCGACGTGGCTCTCATCAGTTAATTCCGCAACACTGATGTACGAATCCTACTATGGTCAACGCCTCCCTCATGCATATTAATACTCCGTCGGCCGGTCGGCCTTGCTGATTCGCTGAAATGTTTCCTCTTGGATATTAATTAGGCGGCGCGATTGGACGCCGCGGGACGGATACAAAATAACGTCAGCGCACGCTACTCAATATTCATGAGACAAGCCTTCGCCTTAGTAACATTCCTAAATTTGCTTCCCTGATCTTTATCAAAATACAGCCGGAACATCAGCCGGAGCTCGGGGCCCAGAGCCAAGCAGCAGTGTAAACAGGGAGTGTTTGCACTGGATTTGGAGACTCTCAGTGGGCAATATTCACATTCCGCTGCTCCTGGTTTAAAGCGAAGAGTTGAACTTAAATCTCTTCGAGTGAGTTTTCGAATCATCGGTAAGACATCTATATCCAAATCTTGTTTGTTTTGCACTTgcgttttattttagttttaaatgctgtctctgttaaaataatttaaatgctttaatgaGTAAATAAACATCTATCTTTCTTTAAAGACGCAAATAATTATAGTCTAGTTAAAACTCTGCTAATTTTTTACCTCTCGCGATGGGAAAACATGactttttattctttgtttttcttGCATATTAGTTAATATACATGTTTCGTGGTTTATAAGTTTTTGTGTGTAGACGGACATTGTTTTTGAATCCGGTTGAGTAagaggaagcaaaaaaaaaaaaaaaaaaaaacttgccaaactgttAAACCAATCTATTTGCATTAATCGTCTATTAATTAATTCGTATTATTTGTGCAAAATAATCATGCATTTGTGTACACCTTATAGCTATTTAGTCCTGCTTAAAATGCACGAAACTAAAGTATGTTAAAAGCATTAGTGTGTTTGTAGACCTAGTTGCTGTGgcatacaaatatatttagaaatatttttacttaagtaTTTTCGATTTAGGAATTGAGTCACAATGCACACAGTTCATAAGTTGATTTAACCCATTACCTTACCACTGACAAGCACACATCAGTTACAATATCTCACATTAATATTATAGCTATACACCATTTTCACTAATGCTGACATCTAACTGTAAACCAAGTGTAATTTGCATGTGGCTATTTCAGTTTGTGTAatataaactaaaacttaaataaaggATCATTTACCTTTTTATTTGTCCTGTGATGTTGGTCCTTTGACATGGGCCAATACGAAAATCAAAAGCAATGCATGAACAATTTGGTGCTTGGACATTTTATTTCCCCACGTTTATGTCCACCAAACAGATTTTTatccacacacactttcactcctAAGAAAACATTTATGAGTACTAGATGAAGTTTGGGTTTTCAAATGCGAGTCATGCTGATATCCTAGCTACGCCATGTAAAGCCATCATAATTTACCATACCCATTCGCTTCTGAGTTTCTGtgtgtttaaaataattaagtattattattagactCTGTAATTTGTCTCTGTTTTTGGAATGTGTTTGAATCCTCTGTGTTATTTAGGAGAGGATGGCAGAGGGAGGTTTTGACCCCTGTGAGTGCATCTGCTCTCATGAACATGCCATGAGGAGACTCATCAGCCTGGTGAGTTctattatattcataaaaattaataataataaaaataatctaaaaatataaattaatcttatacattttatataaacaaactgaTCTGTATGAAATATGTCCttggatttcttttctttttttttggtacaatattgtttatcattatatatatatatatatatataagcatataaAATAGCCGATATATGGTTTTTTAATTATGCAATAGGTGCACAATAGGTGTCGAAATCATTTTGCTTTTGTAATTTGATTAATGGCCAGTAGTGCTTCTTTGGTTCACTTAGTTCAGCCAATGAAAAACGTTTGGTTCAGCTGTTTTAAGTATTTGTAGAGCATGCATTTGAATTTTAATAGTATTTACCATGTTCATAACAATATATGATGCTTTTTTGGAGTAGTTGTCAAAAAAGTacttatattatatatctatctatctatgaatgAAACTGGCATTCTGCAGAGGGATACACACATTTATTgtttcaaattcaattcaaaatcaATTAATGTAATGTAGAAGCATCAGTTTTTGTTCTAAAATTGCTTTAAGGCAGAGTCCCACATCAACACATAATGTTGTCATTACATCCATATGGTATGTTTTTGCATCAGCCTTTTTGATGAAATATACCCTTTGTGATTCATTTCCAAGCTGAGACAGTCCCAGTCCTACTGTACAGACACCGAGTGCCTTCAGGAGAGTAAGTCTGTCTATCCGAAACAAGAGCAAAATCGCGTTATGGCACATGTTGTGTGTTGTTTTCTAACGTGTGAGTGTTGGTTGCATGCAGTGCCTGGCCCCAGCTCCTCTGTAGAAGGGGACATCACTGTACCCATGATCATTATGGGATGGCTGGTGCTAGCTCTCATGCTCTTTCTGATCCGGCCAGTCAGCATGAGGGGCCCTTCAGCCAGCAGCAAGCCCTCCGGTCCCCGAGGTGTAAGTCATGACAGACAAGCTTTCATAATGACCCATGTCAGTTATCACTTAcataacattgtaaaaaaaaaaaaaagtttttttattatgctcaccaaagctgcatttatttaatttaaagcatagtaaaaacagaaatactgtgaaatatttttatataattaaaaaaaaaaattcttattgtgtatataatctaaaaatgtaatttatttctgtgatgtgcagctgtattttcaacatcatttctccagtattcagtgtcacatgatcttcagaaatcattctaatatgctgatttaaagctcaagaaacatttctgattattatcaatgctgaaaactgtgtttgctgctttatattttgttGTAATGGTGATAACACTACCATTTAAGTTTGTGGTaagtgaaacaaataatacttttattcggcaAGCAGAcatgaaattgataaaaatgtgCATGTATAATATTActacagatttctatttcaaatacatactgttcttttgaattttctattcatcaaacaatcctaaaaaatataataaatgtgtgtgtgtgtatatacagtatatgtgtgtatatatatatatatatatatatatatgtatgtatgtatgtgtgtgtgtgtgtgtgtgtgtatatatatatatatatatatatatatatatatatatatatatatatatatatatatatatatatatatatatatatatatatatatatatatatataaaatattttgtcattgttcctgtagctcaagtggtagagcattgtgtgcaaggttgggggttcgaatcacggggaacacatgataggagaaaactgttagcctgaatgcattgtaagtcgctttggataaaagcgtctgctaaatgcatacatttttcaaaaaatattagtCAGCAAAAATggctttcaacattaataataataataataataagcattattaatatttcaataccTATAATaatgagcagttattttattatttcacaatatttttctttctttattttacgtcaaatagatgcagccttgatgagcaagaaacgtacaaaataaaaaaaatctcaattattccaaacttttaacCGTAGTGTATAAATGATACCTTTTAATAGGTTTTAATTATCAGCAAAATATCTAATGTGTATTATGGGCTTTGAATCTGATCTGTTTACATAGTAAATCACTGAATTGGACTTTGTGGAAGACACAAGAAATCCAGTTCAGTGATGAAAGTAAACTGACCGTGTGTTTAAAGAGATTGATTGAATAGAACTCTTTCCTCTGGTCTAGAATCCCGGCAGAGATCCGCCAGCAGCTCCTCCTGTAGACTAGAGCTCTTCTCATGGATCCTTTCATCAGCTTCCACCTGATCAGATACTGTGACGAATATAGAACTCGTTAGTTTCCTTCATCATCTTTCAGTGTTTCAAGTGTTTCAAATTCTTTAGTCCAATAATGGGGGGTGGATCTATACAGACTCTTGGATAGCAAGGTTTATGTACAGTTTGTGTGACATTTCAAAAGAGAAAGTTGAGAAAACTTTGAACGTTTTTTTAGGTTTATATATCTCGgtcttcaatttttatttttacttcttcTTGTATGTTTGTTATAAAGCATTATTAGGTATTTAGCAAGTTGTTAATATGACATATAAGCCTAGGCTAGATCAGCCTGGATTTAGACTCAAGGTTAGGTAGAAATCGGGTTGCTTTTGAAGGCGTAGAGGATCATGTTCTTGACTTTACAGACATGATGTCATTGAGTGAGCCATGGCTCGTTCTAAACACAGATGTAATTGAAATGATTCACACATTTGAGGCTGACCGAGTCCacttcttaaagggataggtcaccttcagttgctggtccccattgacttgcatagagttcttgtttattttttcaactgaaggtgaactatccctttaaatcaaaaTGTTGGGCAAgaggaaataataaaaatgggCGTCTTCCAGTTTTTACTTGGCTCTGTCATGGTCTGGGATAGACTAAAACAGACCTCTCCACCCTGAACACTGTTTACTCTTTAAATCACTAAAAGAATCACTAGTACAGCCAGTGAAATGCCGTTCTTAGGAGTTGCTTGCACTTGCTCAGGAATCATTATGTAGCTGTATTAACCACATGACTTAAATGGTATGAATAGCTGTCAAATTTCAGAAACGGTGGCTTTCAAAATAAGCTTTGAATTGGGCATGCTGCAATTTCGGTAATATTTGCAAAGGATGAGCTTAAACTGTAGCACTTTCGTTCCGGCTCCTATACaacagctaaaaaaaacaaaaacaaagatagGATGCTGTCTCTTCAGTGCTTTGAGAAGGTTTGAATGTCTTAATTGGTTGGACTTAATATGTGAGTTCTGTTTATGTACACTGTTCTATGAGAAAGGGCTTCatctatgcacttttttttttttttttttaaataaatctgatGATTAATAGCATCCCATCGTGTATGTCTCTTGTTAAATGTAAGATATCTGTTGTTGTGGTGGTTAGTCTCTTCCATGACTCTATATGTCTCACCCATAGACTGTACAAAAACAAGCTCAAACTTTCTGCGTCAAACTCCACTCATGTGTTCCTTACATGTGACGTCACCGAGGCCTTCAGTCACTGattggtgtgtgtgttttctgcgtGTGTTTATATATCGAGGatataatagttttattcattCGGGAACAAGGCACAGAAGAGTTTTAACTGAAGACCCCCGATAGACAAGGTAAGTCTATTTAAAGTAAAGAACTCACCGATTTAAAAGTTATTGTAGCCTACAGATTGACTGTAAATTGAATACAGGTCAGTTATAAACGCTTTAATGTTCCTGTATTCATAGGACACCACGAAtcacattataaataattttatgacattttacATGTAACGTTATTTTAAAAGCAGCAACAGTTATGAACTTTTTTTGCGAACACAAAATTTGCGTTGTCTTTATATATCTTAAAAGTGTATCATCTTATTCATTAGTCATGTAACGTACGTTAATGGCtaaaccttttatttttatttttttattttttttaaatgaatcatttgatcTTTTGAGTGATTCATTCACGAGGCGATGTCAACGTTTACAATCATTTTatacggtttaaaaaaaaattctatactaTTTAACATACTCCAGAGAGTAGATTTTAGTTTTCGGATTTATTTTGTAATCGTGTTTATAAGGAGAGCACTTAATTTATAAagtatattacataaaataatcgCTAAAATTGATCTGAACTGAAAAATgaactgttcaaaagaaccgagCGTCTCAAAAGattcgaacttcccatcactacttgaAGCTCCCCGAGGGGGTCAGTAAAATGATACTTAAAACTGGCAAACATGGGTAGATTACTTAGATTAAACTACAAATTGTAGTTCGTTTCTGATTCCAaactgcattacaaaaaaaaatgtagttagtattgtaataaattacacattttaggtaatataatcagactacttttttaaaaacagaaagagaaagaaatggaTTCTATTTGTTGTAATTAACAacatgaaatgcattaaaaacattacattataaaGGTTTCCCAAAATGGGGTTCTTAAAGGAACTGCAGGGGGTTCGCCAGTTCaaagaaaagctaataattaaatcgtttaaatgtacaattaaaacaaaacgtcaaaataaaatgcttactaaaaaaattaaatgtttttgatgGTTATCTGCATGTCATGTAAATATTAACCAACACCAGAGAACcaagaacatgcaaatgtgttgcataattattaaaatatttattttataatctcaGGGGTAATATATtagaggaaagaaaaaaagtttgggaatccctgcaTTACATACAAATAAGGTGATGGTAATGTGAATTTGCGCATTTTAATGATAAAAGTCTTAGAAACACATACTTAAATAAAAAGGAtaattgaattaaacattttgtGAACTGGAATAATTTCCGAACAAATATAAGTGGTAATCTTATAAAAATCAATGTTTAAtagatgaaaaaaattatttggggagaatcaataaattgtaaataattgattgctattgtgtgaataaCTTGTCACTTTGATTGCATCTGTGTCTCTGCTCAGATGTTTCAGATTAAGAAGATTTGCTGTATAGGCGCTGGGTATGTTGGTGGTCCGACATGTAGTGTCATTGCAAGCATGTGTCCTGAGATCACAGTAACAGTGGTGGATGTTAATGAATCCCGGATCAGAGCCTGGAACTCTGAGATCCTGCCCATCTATGAGGTAATGACATTAAAGGAATAACGGTTTAATCCAAGTTAAAGGTGCATTTAGAATCAGACTGGGTTAAAGTTGGTTTGATGTTGGATGTTTAATATTTGCTAATTTAGGGACCATCTCTAAAGTTACATATGACATTGTTGTACATGCAGCATTTGGAGAAAAAAATGACTTGCAGTAATGCACACCTTTTAGATTTttgatatttgtttaaataaactgTCAAATCATATGATGAACACTTTACATGAATcttataacattatttatgcatttgcaatttatcaaacagtctgtgtaaatgggtcaaagacgaaaaagggtttaagcataaaaacaataagtgtaatactgctttaaatGGTTGTTTTCccccaaaaagtatttaaaagtttttttatcatttaattgcaattttgttcttgtttttctaAGCGAAAAATAAATATCATCCATTTCCCCCCTGATTTACGGAAGAGACCcgctaaaatgtcattcagtgtaacgaTCTCGTCAGGcattatttacaacaaaaatcagtttatgacatattaaaagactaattacttttACCCCAAATACTAATTAGTTGGATTTTTGCATTGTTTAAatttgccactatcctaggttttgcTCATTTGTCAATAAAATAGTTTTcagtcatttaaaacacaataaaatttaatatgCTCCCTTATTCTTTTATATGCTTTAATATGTACACatcagaataagcatgttgtttgaatttttacataaatattgtaacactgaatgacaatgtaacattattgCAACCAAACTGTTACATTTTATCCtccaaaaacatatttgaaaccttaaaagtagacactttacttacatttaatgtgctttctatggacCTTAAGTCACGCCTTGTAAATTCCTTTGCTTTCAACGTCTTTGACCCAAATACATCTATGCCACTTCAGATTCTACCTCTTTCCAGTCACAGAGCACTTTATTTTGAGAACATATGTAACTTAATCCAGATTGGCggaaattgtaatatatatatatactgtatatatatatatatatataaattattattataatattttttacattttaaattttttgcataaaaagAGTAGATATTTGCTTGTATATGCTGTAAATTATAGTCTTTATACAATCGGAATGGGCTAAAATTGGCATCTGCAGGTCTGGAAATCAGTGCATCTCTACTTAGATATatttctttcattaaaatattaccCCTTAATAAGTCAATAGcacatttcataatttatttattttttattttttttaatatgtacagAATGCttcgtttaattttttttatgagaattCTTTGTTGCATGAGTCATGAAAcgtctcctcttcttcttcttcagccgGGTCTGAATGAGGTGGTGATGTCTAGTCGTGGGAAAAACCTCTTCTTCTCCACAGATATCGACTCTGCCATTAAACAAGCAGATCTGGTCTTCATTTCTGTGAGTTTAATAAACTATTTGAATGTGGTTTTGCACGTAGGTCTGTTCACTGACCCtaatatctctctttctctcaggtaAACACCCCGACTAAGACGTATGGTATGGGAAAAGGTCGTGCTGCTGACTTGAAGTTTATCGAGGCATGTGCACGGCGGATTGTGGAGGTGTCAGAGGGGTATAAAATCGTTACAGAGAAGAGCACGGTGCCGGTCCGTGCCGCTGAGAGCATCCGCAGGATATTTGACGCAAACAACAAACCCAAACTCAACTTACAGGTGTGTTTGTATGAGGAGCTTTAACTTTACACCATTCCTTTTTTGACTTTACtgcaaaaagttattttttaaagtgaCATTTACATTGTTATAGAAATTTCTGTGctgtcattttaaatgttctattcatcaaagaatcctggaaaaggataacagaaacatatattttttttcaattccaaacctttgaatggtaacgtgtgtgtgtgtgtgttcactatatgtgtgtgttcactcaaATAGGACAGAATGGGGGTATTTAAAAGTTAAAGGATCTTCTTTGTCTAATTTATGTTGTGAAAATATGCTTTGCATTAGTTTGACATTTTTACACAGCCACCTTCTACTTGTAaacacaatctggattttataGTGATTCTCTACAAAATCTTGCCTCTGTAATTGACCGACTGGATCTGTGGAGCTAAGAGAATTATTCACAGTTTATTCTGtgttaataaataacattttcccATCTTTAATCACAGGTTCTCTCAAACCCAGAGTTCCTTGCGGAGGGTACAGCAGTGAAGGACCTGAAGGACCCAGATCGCGTCCTGATTGGTGGAGATGAGACTCCAGAAGGTCAAAGGGCCATCAGTGCCCTCTGTGCAGTTTATGAGCAGTGGGTTCCCAAATCACGCATAATCACCACCAACACCTGGTCCTCTGAACTCTCCAAGCTGGTGTGTAAACGTGATTTGAAGTAGTTTTGTATATGAATCTGATATGTAAAAATCTTTCTGCGCTGTATAAgaactgtgtttgtgttttaggcaGCGAATGCGTTCCTGGCTCAGCGCATCAGCAGTATAAACTCCATCTCTGCTCTGTGTGAATCCACTGGTGCTGATGTGGAGGAAGTGGCCAGAGCCATCGGCATGGATCAGCGCATCGGCTGCAAGTTCCTCAAAGCCAGCGTGGGTCGGTGTGATTTTTAAAGAATGGGATTCGATCAAATAAATAGATGAAAGCGAGTTTTGCTTTAATTGCTTCAATCTCTATGTGTCTGTATCAGGTTTTGGAGGAAGTTGTTTTCAGAAGGATGTGCTGAATTTGGTGTATCTGTGTGAGGCACTGAATCTCCCAGAGGTTGCTTCATACTGGCAACAGGTCAACTTcagtttgaatatttatttagtaAGATGTTGGCTTTGTGTGAGTCATTATACAGTCAGATTTAGCTTCGTGTGAAGTCATCAGAAGCTTACCGATCATGTCACAGCAAGCAATGAATATGTGGAGGTGAACATGAGATGATGTAAGTTtataagtaaacaaaaaaaataaaaaaatttaggtgaggaagcataaaaaaaaaaa
Encoded proteins:
- the LOC132142174 gene encoding small integral membrane protein 14-like, coding for MAEGGFDPCECICSHEHAMRRLISLLRQSQSYCTDTECLQEMPGPSSSVEGDITVPMIIMGWLVLALMLFLIRPVSMRGPSASSKPSGPRGNPGRDPPAAPPVD
- the LOC132142173 gene encoding UDP-glucose 6-dehydrogenase-like, which gives rise to MFQIKKICCIGAGYVGGPTCSVIASMCPEITVTVVDVNESRIRAWNSEILPIYEPGLNEVVMSSRGKNLFFSTDIDSAIKQADLVFISVNTPTKTYGMGKGRAADLKFIEACARRIVEVSEGYKIVTEKSTVPVRAAESIRRIFDANNKPKLNLQVLSNPEFLAEGTAVKDLKDPDRVLIGGDETPEGQRAISALCAVYEQWVPKSRIITTNTWSSELSKLAANAFLAQRISSINSISALCESTGADVEEVARAIGMDQRIGCKFLKASVGFGGSCFQKDVLNLVYLCEALNLPEVASYWQQVIDMNEYQRKRFASRIIDCLFNTVAGKKIALLGFSFKKDTGDTRESSSIYISKYLMDEGAKLHIYDPKVLKEQIIQDLSQPSISGDSPERVSDLVTVSSDPYEACESAHALVICTEWHMFKELNYEKIYHKMLKPAFIFDGRRVLDHLHPQLQNMGFQIETIGKKVTTRIPFTPSSGGGPRLTEPPIKKTKV